One Papio anubis isolate 15944 chromosome 9, Panubis1.0, whole genome shotgun sequence genomic window carries:
- the CSRNP2 gene encoding cysteine/serine-rich nuclear protein 2, which yields MDAFTGSGLKRKFDDVDVGSSVSNSDDEISSSDSADSCDSLNPPTTASFTPTSILKRQKQLRRKNVRFDQVTVYYFARRQGFTSVPSQGGSSLGMAQRHNSVRSYTLCEFAQEQEVNHREILREHLKEEKLHAKKMKLTKNGTVESVEADGLTLDDVSDEDIDVENVEVDDYFFLQPLPTKRRRALLRASGVHRIDAEEKQELRAIRLSREECGCDCRLYCDPEACACSQAGIKCQVDRMSFPCGCSRDGCGNMAGRIEFNPIRVRTHYLHTIMKLELESKRQVSRPAAPDEEPSPTASCSLTGAQGSETQDFQEFIAENETAVMHLQSAEELERLKAEEDSSGSSASLDSSIESLGVCILEEPLAVPEELCPGLTAPILIQAQLPPGSSVLCFTENSDHPTASAVNSPSYLNSGPLVYYQVEQRPVLGVKGEPGTEEGSASFPKEKDLNVFSLPVTSLVACSSTDPTALCKSEVGKTPTLEALLPEDCNPEEPENEDFRPSWSPSSLPFRTDNEEGCGVVKTSQQNEDRPPEDSSLELPLAV from the exons ATGGATGCATTCACGGGCTCGGGTCTCAAGAGGAAGTTTGATGATGTGGATGTGGGCTCATCAGTTTCCAACTCGGATGATGAGATCTCCAGCAGCGATAGTGCTGACAGCTGCGACAGCCTCAATCCTCCTACCACTGCCAGCTTCACAC CCACATCCATCCTGAAGCGGCAGAAGCAGCTGCGGAGGAAGAATGTACGCTTTGACCAGGTGACTGTATACTACTTTGCCCGGCGCCAGGGTTTTACCAGTGTGCCCAGCCAGGGTGGTAGCTCACTGGGCATGGCCCAGCGCCATAACTCTGTACGGAGCTACACACTCTGTGAGTTTGCCCAAGAACAGGAGGTGAACCATCGAGAGATTCTGCGTGAGCACCTGAAGGAAGAGAAACTCCACGCCAAAAAAATGAAG CTGACCAAGAATGGGACAGTGGAGTCGGTGGAGGCCGATGGCCTGACGCTGGATGATGTGTCAGATGAAGATATTGATGTGGAAAATGTGGAGGTGGACGATTACTtcttcctgcagcctctgcccaccAAACGGCGACGGGCCCTGCTGAGGGCTTCTGGGGTCCACCGCATTGATGCTGAAGAGAAGCAAGAACTTCGAGCCATCCGCCTCTCACGGGAAGAATGTGGTTGTGACTGCCGACTGTACTGTGACCCAGAAGCGTGTGCCTGCAGCCAGGCTGGGATTAAATGCCAG GTGGATCGCATGTCCTTTCCATGTGGCTGCTCCCGGGATGGCTGTGGGAACATGGCAGGGCGCATTGAATTTAATCCAATCCGGGTCCGGACTCATTACCTCCACACCATTATGAAGCTGGAGCTGGAGAGCAAGCGGCAGGTGAGCCGCCCAGCAGCCCCAGATGAGGAGCCCTCCCCCACTGCCAGTTGCAGCCTGACAGGAGCACAGGGCTCTGAGACCCAGGACTTCCAGGAGTTCATTGCTGAGAATGAGACAGCAGTGATGCACCTGCAGAGTGCAGAGGAACTGGAACGGCTCAAGGCAGAAGAAGATTCCAGCGGCTCTAGTGCCAGCCTGGACTCGAGCATTGAGAGCCTGGGTGTGTGCATCCTGGAGGAGCCCCTGGCTGTCCCCGAAGAGCTGTGCCCAGGCCTTACAGCCCCCATTCTCATCCAGGCTCAGCTGCCCCCAGGCTCCTCTGTCCTGTGTTTTACCGAGAACTCAGACCACCCAACTGCCTCAGCGGTGAACAGCCCATCCTACTTGAACAGTGGGCCCCTGGTCTATTATCAAGTGGAGCAGAGGCCAGTCTTGGGAGTGAAAGGAGAGCCTGGTACAGAAGAAGGCTCAGCCTCTTTCCCAAAGGAGAAGGATCTGAATGTCTTCTCTCTCCCTGTTACCTCACTGGTGGCTTGTAGCTCCACAGACCCAACTGCCCTCTGTAAATCAGAGGTGGGGAAAACACCCACCCTAGAAGCGCTATTGCCCGAAGATTGTAACCCTGAGGAGCCTGAAAACGAAGACTTCCGCCCTTCCTGGTCCCCCTCCAGCCTCCCCTTCCGCACGGACAATGAAGAGGGCTGTGGGGTGGTGAAGACCTCCCAGCAGAATG